In Pseudonocardia sp. DSM 110487, the sequence CCCCTGCCGGCCGTCGCCGCCGAGCAGGCCGCCGCCCTGCGGCCCGGTGTCGTCTACACGGCACCCGCCGACCACCACGTGCTCGTGGTCGACGGGCGCCTGCGGCTGTCCACCGGGCCGACCGAGAACGGCCACCGTCCGGCGATCGACCCGCTGTTCCGCTCGGCCGCGCTCTCCCACGGGCCGGACGCCGTTGGGGTGGTGCTCTCCGGCACCCGTGACGACGGCACCGCCGGTCTGGCGGCCATCGCCGCGCGGGGTGGCACTGCCGTCGTGCAGGAGCCCGATGACGCGCTCCACGCCGCCATGCCGGCGAGCGCGCTAGCCCAGGTGCCCGATGCGCTGGTGCACCCCGCCCCGAAGATCGGGCCGGTTCTCGGCGAGCTGGTGAGCAGGCCGGCCGACACTGCCGCCGGCGGGCACGACGAGCTGCTGCGTGCCGAGACGCGGATCGCCGCGACGGGTGTGCCGACCACCGACACCCTCGCGGGTGCCACGCCGTCGGCGTTCAGCTGCCCGAGCTGCAACGGCGTGCTCTTCGAGCTGCCCGGGTCGCCTGCGCCGCGGTTCCGCTGCCGCGTGGGACACGCCTGGTCGCCTGCCGCCCTCGAGGGGGAGCAGGCCCACGCGGTGGACGAGGCACTCTGGGCCGCGGTGCGAGCGCTCGAGGAGAAGGCGGACCTGGTGGAGCGGCTCGCCTCGGACGCGCACCAGCGCGGCCGCGTG encodes:
- a CDS encoding chemotaxis protein CheB, giving the protein MGRRLIVIGASAGGVEALRAVVAGLPPDLAAAVVVVLHIPRGAPSALPGILDRAGPLPAVAAEQAAALRPGVVYTAPADHHVLVVDGRLRLSTGPTENGHRPAIDPLFRSAALSHGPDAVGVVLSGTRDDGTAGLAAIAARGGTAVVQEPDDALHAAMPASALAQVPDALVHPAPKIGPVLGELVSRPADTAAGGHDELLRAETRIAATGVPTTDTLAGATPSAFSCPSCNGVLFELPGSPAPRFRCRVGHAWSPAALEGEQAHAVDEALWAAVRALEEKADLVERLASDAHQRGRVHTADVFAQRAAHTRRQAQQVRDLVEDRSTDPEHGGAASGP